GTTTGGGTTACACAtcgacaaaaataatttaaaaaacttataatgaataaaaattaaagattttaattaaaaatagaaaatatctAGCCTGTGGATGTATTCACTTGTAaactaatatttgaaaaagtttgaatCCAATCTAAAAAGTACTCATagacaaaatacaaaaaattataacgaAAACCTctgtaaaattatatttgacttaaaaaaaaaatagttcaaaaacataatttttaagtggtatcaattttttttaaattttcctttaacatttatttaatttttaattaacatcaTGCCTTAAAACTTTTGGAATACTTTAAATACAAAAGCCGAtagcaaatcaaatttaatgaaaGTAAGAATCTATACATTAAATTCCTGTAAACATTTGTAAACTCTTCTTGATTAAGAAATATGTTCTTaacatcaaaaaaatatataaaaataaataaataaatacaaaatcatactccaaactaaataataaagcTTAGCGCAAGGATACCTATAtaaacacagatccacaacaTCGAGGATGCGGAAAGGGGATTTCCCGCGAAAACGCCTCAAAACGAAAGTAACTGAAACGAGCAATTGGCGAGGGGTTTTCGAGCAGCGAGTGCGGACTTGTGGATGTTCCAAGGAACTGGAATACAAACGACAATAAAACTTTACGCACAACATCGAAGGCGGCAACGCAACGGGTTCGAGTCCGGCATTCGGCAATAGAGGGTTAAGGGTAGCCCCCTTAAAAATCGGGGGCCATGCAAAAAGGCGGTAGGGGAGTAAGGGGTAAGGGGTGGTAGTGGGTGAAAAAGGGGGCGGTGGGTGGCGGAGACTTACGGTCGTCCTTGTGCTTTCGTCGGAATTCGCTGAAGCGACTATCGACATAATTCTCCACGGGCGGAGGTCGAGGGGTGGGCATGTCATCTGTTCCATTCGGATTCAGTTCGATTTTCAGTTAGGGGTTAAGATCAGAGGGAGAACATTATTAGTGGAGGTCATTTGTTGGGGGTTGGGTGGGACGGGGATTACGACATCAAGGTTGAAGGTTCGGGTGGTTTTGTACTTGTTGAGCATGCAATTGTTGTATTATGTGGTTGTAgttggttcttttttttttttttttgtattatttactTATGTGAAACATCGAGCACACACAGATTAGATGGCTTTTCATTCAAGGCAGACACAGATACTTATCAAGACACATTGAACGTTCAAAAGAGGAAGTTTGCAAAAACATtccaaatgaaaataaaaagatttgaaacaaaaaacaaacggtAGACAGGAGGAAGCAAAGCAAACGTTTTGACTTACCGTCGCTGAAGTAGCCTCTATTTCGGTTCTTCTTCTCGAAGCTGCGCAGATCCTCTGGCGAAAAGTTGGCAAAACTCTGATTCAAGGCCACAATGTGCATGGAAAAGCCAAACACAAAGATGGCCAAGACGGCCAGGAACCGGGCCAGATCCTTCAGCAGATCCCCAATGATGATGGCCCAGGGTCCGAAGAGGTGGTGGAAGGACAAAAAGTCCAAAATCTGCACACAGGCCAGCAGGAAGGCCAATGCGAAGCACTGATTGCGGCAGTACACCAGCGTGGGCCAGTACTCCTTGGACACGAACAGAAACGCCGACACATGGACTCCCACGCCGGCCATTCCCAGCAGCAGGACCAGCACCTTTATCGATCCCAGTCCCGACTTGTCCGACGGATTCGTCAGCTCGAACAGCAGCAGGCCACTCAGCCAGATCAGAAGGCCCACCTCGTACCAGTAGGGCACTAAACTCAGTCGGAGTACTGGATAAATGGGCGTTATGCCCACGATGCTCAGGTGGATCATGAGGTAAATGTGCGAGGTGAGGTACGACATGAACTTGATAATCGGCACCTTGTTGAACTTGTGGCCCATCGGGAAGGTGAACCCGATCCACACCGGTGGGCAGACTATAAAGGccacgagcagcagcaggatcTTCCAGGAAGCCCACGTCAGTGATCCGTGCCAGAGTTCCTAAAAAATAGGGAGAATTTatatagttatatttatatattttgtatgcatCACAATACCAGATCTATCTAGCTagggctttaaaaaaaatacatatatttctcCAAAACGGAACCAAAAAAGTAtcaaaaatgataattgagTTAAAGtctaattaatattattaaaaaaattgtatctattgaaataaaattgaaataaaaatctgaAATATACACTaatcgaaaataaaaagcaaattttAGCTTCGTTctaacttatatatttttcgttatgaaaattaaattaaactcgATATGTAAGCTATGCTAGCAATTATTCATATCACACACTTGCAAGTAACGCTGGACCACGGTATGGGCAATCACTTCCTTCTGTTCATTTTCGATCAGAACGTCGAGAAACTCCACGTTCCGCTTGTCGGTGGCCTGCAGGATCTTTCCCGCGGAATCAGAGCCAGCTGCCAGGGCCAAAAGTTCCGTGGCCATGGCCTCACATTGCTTGCCAGCAGCCACCAGATCCTTGGCTCTCTCTTTTTCCTAGAGACAAATGGGATTCATTAGTAAGTGTTTTTAAAGTTCAGATAAAaagcataatttaatttaagtttatagaGATCCTCAAACAgcacacattttttgtaagctACTTCAGGCTACTTAAAGTTGCTTGAAAATGTAGTtaagtatataaaaacatGCTTTAATGCTTTAATACTCCTTAAGAAAgtttaagattaaaaaaagtaattccCAAAAATATCTTATgaggtttaaaaaaatcaaaaatatttaaaatatttatccagCCTATAcgatatttaaatattcatttaacACAACTAACGTTTACTTTACCAAAACCATAGCAAAGTTGTATTCTGTTCAGGACACCTCACCTTCGTCGAGAGTACAATGTAGATGTTGGACAACTTGGCGGCCGTGTCCACTGGGGCCGGCGACACCAGGACGAACTCCTGGATGGGCTTGTTGTTGTGGTTCTTGGACACCACCATCAGGTTGTAGACGAAGCGCTTGTCCTCCATCAGGCCGTAGGTGTCGTGCTCCTTGTTCATCAGGTAGCGCAGCACCTCGTTGTGTCCCTCGGAGGCGGCGAACCAGATGGCGGCACAGCCGTAGTTGGTCTCCGATTTGGGCGAGGCACCCGCCTCGCACAGCAGCTTCACCACCTCCAAGTGGCCAGCTTTGGCAGCACAATGCAGTGGCGTCCAACCGTTCCGATCGGTTGCGTTGATCTCCGCGCCCTGGCCGAGCAGAATCTCCACCATCTGGATGTGGCCATGCATGGCGGCGATGTGCAGGCCCGTCCTGCCGTTACGATCCTGCGACTGGAGGAGTTCCGCCGACCGACTCAGGAGCAAACCGACCACTGACATGTGTCCGCCGAAGCAAGCCAAATGGAGTGGATTATAGCCCTGTAAGTAAAGACAATTGTTAATAGGTTCTCAAAAGTGTATACAGACGAGCTTCAATAACCCTAGCCAATATCTGTCGACAACGAATTTCATTTAAAGGGACGTTTAGtaggagaaaaaaaatagttctCCAAGGAAATTTTAGTTCTACGTTCAAAAAAATTCtgagaagaaaataaaaggaataatatttaatgaaatattttgcaattaagTTTTATACATTAACGAAAATGATTTATAAGCCTTCTTATGCTTATATCTAtaactttaaaagaaattaattttatctttcgttgtaacataaatttaaaaaatgtataacaagAAAAAGGGTATCTGCAAATTACTGGATCAATTTGCAAATAAAGTCAAGTCAAAGAAATTTTCTAATTACGAAGAtgaaattgtttgaaaaatagtCAGTTGTATGCTTTTATAGAAAATTACTTAGTGAAGTTCGACTGTAAAAAACGGCTTAATCTATATTCCTTAGAAAAATCCATGTTGTCTTACGTTCTCGATGGTCGCCGCATCCACTTGGACACCCGCGGAGTTGAGGAGCAGTCGCACCACGTTCTCGTTGCCGGAAAAGGCCGCCAAGTGCAGTGGAGTCATGCCGGACTCAGTGCCCAGATCCCCAAAAAGACTCTGTCCCGTTGGCGTTTCCGATTTCACGGTGGCCGGCACACTGGTCAGCAGTTCCCGCACCGTGTCCGCTTGGCCATAGTATGCGGCCACATGGAGCGGGGTCAGACCCAGCTTTTTACTATTGATTCTCAACGAATTTGTGCTCTTGAGCACATCCAGGACTTGGCCATGCCCGTTTTGGGCCGCCAAATGGACGGCGGTGAAGCCCGCCTTGTTTTCCTCGGTGCAGGAGGCACCTGCTCTCACCAGAGCCTTCACCACATCCGCGTGTCCGCCCTCGGCGGCCAGCTGCAGGGGCGTGGCATCCGTAAGCTTATTGCGTGCAGAGATCACACCCGATCGATCAAACTTCATCAGCTCCTCGATCACCTTGACGGATCCCTGCATGGCGGCGATGTGGGCACAGGTGTTGCCATCCTTGCTGGTGGCATTCACCAGCGAGGGATGCTGCTGCAGGAAGAGTTTGGCCACTTCAGAGTAGTTGTTCTGGGCGGCGACATGGATGGGCTTCTGGCCCAGATCGTCCGTCGCATCGATATTGGCGCCCAGTTCGAGGAGCAGTTGGCAGCACTCCATCTGCCCGCTGGCAGCTGCCAAATGGAGTGGCGTTTGCTTTCTCAGCGTCAGGATGTCGATCACCGCATTGTGATCCTTGATGAGGAATTTCACCAGATGCGTGAACCCATTCATCGCCGCCAAATGGAGGGCTGTGCGTCCCACCCGCGACTTGGAGTTTATGAACGCCTTGTTGGTTAGCAGGGCATCGCAGACATGCAGGTATCCCCGCTCGGCAGCCAAATGCAGGGCCGAACGTCCCTCCGTATCGAAGACATCCACGCGGGCGTGATTCGCCAGTAGGTTGTTGACCAGCTCCATGTGCCCGCGATGGCAGGCGATGAGCAGGGGGGTCCAGCCCACCGACGATTGCCGGTTCATGGCCTTCTGGATGTCCGTGGGATTCATGTGCGAGATCATCTCCATCAGCACATCGTTGTTCCCGGCCACGGCGCAGTAGTGGAAGGCCGTCTCCAAGGCGGTTTTCGTCTGCAGCGTCACATCCGCTCCGTTTTCGAGGAGCATGCGTACGATCTGCTTGTCGGACTCGGGAATCTTGACCTCCTCCTTGCTGATTTGGCAGGTGTAGTGCAACGCCGTGGCGCCATCCTCGTTTACCGAGTTAATATAGGTGGTGGCCTTGTCCGGACCGTGCTTCTCCTTCACCGTCTCGATCAGATGACGCACTATGTCCGGGTGGCAGGCTCTACAGGCCATGTGCAGGGGTGTCTCACCAGTCTGGttaatatagatatatataataataaaaaaatattaagtcaAAGCAAACTCCCACTCACATTCGACTTGTACAAGGGATCGCCTTCGTCCTCGAGCAACTGCATCAAGGTGGCCAGATTGCCATGGCGGGCAGCCACATGAACCGGGGTCAGACAGTCGTCCGTGGTCAAATTGGGACTGGCCCCCGACTTCAGCAGCATGAGGGCACACCGATCCCCATCCTTCACCCTAGCGGCAATGTGCAACGGGGTCTCACGCAGTTTTCCTCCCCGCACATGGACATCGGCCCCGAATCCCAACAGGGTTTCCACTACGGCGGGCTTGGCCGACTCCACGGCTATGTGCAGAGCCGTATAGTTGTCCTACAAAGGGAAAATGTGATCAATAAGTGTCTCAGTAGAACCCAATAGACGTTGGAAGGTACGCCACGTACATCTTTGACTAGGCTTTAATTCAaggattaaaatatttttgaaaaaactatctcattattaattaaagcaCTTGAAATCGGACTGGTCCACTAGGactaataattttaatggcaagtttaaattaaattattcttCTGCATTAGATCTAAGATCGAATAATACTAcaagcaaaaacacaaaagacatcggaatattaaataaaaataaataaatcatttaataaattccaGCCAACTTACATTGGTGGTCACATCCACTTTCTCGCCCTTCTGCAGCAGCGTGTTGATGATCCCCGTGTGGCCATAGGCGGCTGCGGTGTGGATACTCCTCGCTCCATCCTTGTTGGGCATGTGGAGGTAGACGCCCTTCTTGAAGAGCATCGTGGCGCACTCAGCATGACCGTTGAGCGACGCAATGTGCATCAGCGTGCTGCCATCCTTGGTGCGCTCGAAGATGCTCGCCTTGAACTTGTCGGCCAGTATCTCGATGACGTGCGCGTGCCCATTCTCGGCGGCCAAGTGCATCGGAGTGCGATCTGTTCGGGATTTggataaatattaatgtttagataaatatgattataaactaaactattttCCAACATTATTCCCAAtgtactttaaatattatgacCTCGGTCCACCCGTGGGCGCCAAAAAATTCTTCTAAGCGAAAACCAAATGAAACGTTTCATATTTCAAATTGGATGTAAAGTTAACATCGTACActcaataatatttaattcagaaaccaaaataaatccTAACTATAGTTCAAGTTTCTGTACACCTTAGGAGAAACAAGCTTTAAATTGAGCTGTATAGACTAATTTcggttattttaaaaacagcaatatGCAATGAAAACTTTTAGATTTCGTTTTTGATATCCCTTAAAATCAAGGTGAAACTTATTTCTACCGCGTTTACCCTTGGTCCACATTATCGCAGACTCACCTTGATTGTCCGCAATGGACGCTGAGGCGCGCACGCCATAGAAGTACTTGAGTAGGGCCTCGTCGCCTTCGGCGGCGGCGATATGCAGTGGCGTCTGGCCCTCCCCATTCTGCGTGTCCACATTCGTTCCGTAGTCGACCAGGATGCGGACCATGTCCACGTCCCGCCGTCTGGCGGCCAAATGCAAGGCCGTGTCTCCATTGGCCGTCGTGGCctgttgaaaataaaaacgaaattcgAGCATGAGATGGTGCActcatagaaaaaattacagaaCTTTGGTAATACAAAATGCTTGCATAAAACatactttttattaatatatttaaataaattagaagaaataacaaaagttaaaagtcAGTAATAGTGTAAATACTAAAAAGTAAATTAgatgtatttttaaacaaggTAACTAGCtatcaaattttataaatattttctgagtTTTTGTTATAAACTAGCTTCCCTATTTCCTTAGTGTTTAAAACTGCACTTTGATcaacacattttattttgggcTATGCAAATGAGATTCCCCCCCGTTTTAACTGCGTTTTGCGCCTCACCTTTTGACCCAGTTTGTGGCTGTTTTGCCGGCTGATTGCGTGCTCAGCCAAAGTCAGGCGCACaactttaacttaaacttTGGCTTGAACCCTTGGCCTAAAGCGACCCGACGCCGAAGCCCTTTGGTTAATTTAATCAACACGCACTGCTCTTGGCATGTGTTGCACTTCAACTTCTGATTGAAAATTGCTCAAACTTTGCCAATGTCGCGCACTGTTGCTCTTTTCATGAAATGCAACTCTGAAATGCAGGTGCGTAACTGAGGTAggtaaatttgcatttttgatttatttacacGCTTCACTTTTGGACAGTTCAAGGCTTAAAAAACCTTGTGGACACTTTCTGACAGCTCCGCTGGCCATTTTGATTGGCACTACAATCTACTAGCTCTTATGCATATACGGTTCTAATATTGCAGGAATTAAGTTGATTGCGTAGATAATAAACGGagtttacattttcttttccctttttttagTAAGCTTTATGGGGTCTTATGGTTCGAAATGTTGACATTTTCTGACATTTTGATTGACGTTATGGTCTAAGATAGATTTTAGATATTTCAAGTACAAAATATGGGTTCTTGTTAGGGTTTCCTGGAGATTAAGATTGATTTTAAAACGTGATTTATTTAGCAAGGTCTCCAGGCAAAAACTAACATGAAAGAATAAACCTGTAAGTGTATTAAATGTTTGGAGCTTTTCAAGtgacttaaaatgtttaagcctgtaagtattttaaaagtatttcaatCGTTTCAACTGACTTAAAGGTATGTCAATAAAAAACAGTAACCAAAATAAgtaactttaaattatatagaGTTATTTTAAGGtgttaaatgcttaaaattaCCAAAAGATTTAGTTCTTGTTTCTCAGATAACTCACCTTTAGTTGGTCTGCCGTTTGTGCCGCCAGGAGTTCCCGGCACATGGACTGATTTCCCGACTCCACCGCCAGGAGCAATGGGATTTTGCCACGCTACGCGGAAGATAGGTTTATATGgtgtacaaaataattaagataAGGACACCGCACACTCACACATCCAGAAACACAcgtaaaatcataaataaccAATTAGCCAATTCGAGCCTCAAGTGTTAACGGCAACATGTTTCGCTATTTTCAGCCAACTTCGCAACTTTGGCGCACCAACTTTGAAGCCAGCTagcgttttatttttttttagggggGCGGGGCGTGAGAGGGGGCGTGACGGGGAGTCATTATCCCTATCTACCAGGAAAGGCGAGTAAATCAAGTTGTACAGCGACTTGACCCCCTTTTTTTCGGTTGAGTTTTCCTCggtttgttatttgtttgttgttggcaACGAGTTGAGCGCCCTCGCGGGGAAAAACTACAGTACTACctacagatatatatatactatatatgtatgtgtatatcCATAGATATGCGTGTAAAAAAGGAAAGCGAATCAAATCGAACTGAATGGCATCGAAAGCTAAATACTTCATCCGACTAATTTCGCCTGACAGTGCCATTCCACCTATCTCtaattgatttaaatcaaGTTGctgtttgccatttgccgCAGCCATCGAAGCGCAAATCGAGGTGGGTAAGCATTTTGTCTAGACAATCAATCGGTGGCACCCGATTTCCCCAATCAGCCCCCCAAAAACCCCCTATTTCTCCCACTCGTTCGATGGCAATTCGGTGGAAATTTATGCGATCCCCTCGCGTGCGTAATGGAAATATCGCCCGTGCATTTGCACCCGTGCACGTGATGCGACAAATAGTTCCGCATTTCTGTTGAGATTTCCAAGGGGgtctccaaaaaaaaaggggtcTGGAGACATGGTTGGCCCAAGCAAGTTAATCAGACGAAGACGACAACTTTGATGGTAATTCAACGCTCACTGGGGCTTACCCACTGTGGTGAGAGCTCCTTATTGATACAGTGTgggaaaacaaaagataaatTGGCAAccacaaaaattgaattttatttgagttGTTTGTCGATCTGCTAtgtacaacaatttttaaaaccctttaaaaaaacacaaatctaCAAATGTATAGAGTTTATAAAGATTACTTTTAAACAACAGAGCTCAATTCAATTctctaattaaaatatttccttaaGGAATCTCTGTTTTataggaagaaaaaaaactaacattttttttaatgtaatctTTGAACTTCATTAATTTTAGGCAAGAAATAAGATTTGTAACTCTTCACTTTTCTTGCTGTGTAATAGCCGCACTAAACTTTTTTTGGCCTTTTTTCGATTTCCAGCCAGTCGAAATGCATTTACCGTGAGCGGTTTTGCATATCGATTTTTccaacaaattttgtttgctttatgTTACTAGCTACTCTTGATTTTGTTGCTGCCAttattgtaataaatatatacattttttggtgATTTTTATTAAGTCTTTGTTTACGTTGGCACTGCCTGGCACCGCTGTCGAGAGTACTTCACTTCACTTGACATCGGCTTACTTTTGGGGAGTAGACTACTATTGCCAAAGGAGATAGAATGGCATCAATTGGGCGGCCAACACTTGTGGCTCTCCATCCGCACTCACACAAGCACACAGCCACACTGGCTCACTCAAAAGCACACATGGTAACACTTACGACCGTCCGCTTTCAAACGAATATCCTTGCCAGCAGCGGCGAGAAGAGCGCGCAGGATATTAGTGGCTGTTCCGGTTTGCCGACTCGACACCAAATGCACCGCAGTTTGTGAACGCGactgaaaatattatttattattagtataattaaataatatgttaTTTACTATATGATGCACACACACTGCTGACGCAATTATTGTTAGGGTCACACTTTTATTGCATGGTATGTAATATGCTGCTCTATGCTCTATGTGGTTAATGTTCGCACCTAAAAAACTGGTTCCTATTCGCTTCAAAATCCCATTTGCTACTGAATAGGAAAGTGGCT
This genomic stretch from Drosophila gunungcola strain Sukarami unplaced genomic scaffold, Dgunungcola_SK_2 000001F, whole genome shotgun sequence harbors:
- the LOC128262900 gene encoding serine/threonine-protein phosphatase 6 regulatory ankyrin repeat subunit B isoform X3, which produces MCRELLAAQTADQLKATTANGDTALHLAARRRDVDMVRILVDYGTNVDTQNGEGQTPLHIAAAEGDEALLKYFYGVRASASIADNQDRTPMHLAAENGHAHVIEILADKFKASIFERTKDGSTLMHIASLNGHAECATMLFKKGVYLHMPNKDGARSIHTAAAYGHTGIINTLLQKGEKVDVTTNDNYTALHIAVESAKPAVVETLLGFGADVHVRGGKLRETPLHIAARVKDGDRCALMLLKSGASPNLTTDDCLTPVHVAARHGNLATLMQLLEDEGDPLYKSNTGETPLHMACRACHPDIVRHLIETVKEKHGPDKATTYINSVNEDGATALHYTCQISKEEVKIPESDKQIVRMLLENGADVTLQTKTALETAFHYCAVAGNNDVLMEMISHMNPTDIQKAMNRQSSVGWTPLLIACHRGHMELVNNLLANHARVDVFDTEGRSALHLAAERGYLHVCDALLTNKAFINSKSRVGRTALHLAAMNGFTHLVKFLIKDHNAVIDILTLRKQTPLHLAAASGQMECCQLLLELGANIDATDDLGQKPIHVAAQNNYSEVAKLFLQQHPSLVNATSKDGNTCAHIAAMQGSVKVIEELMKFDRSGVISARNKLTDATPLQLAAEGGHADVVKALVRAGASCTEENKAGFTAVHLAAQNGHGQVLDVLKSTNSLRINSKKLGLTPLHVAAYYGQADTVRELLTSVPATVKSETPTGQSLFGDLGTESGMTPLHLAAFSGNENVVRLLLNSAGVQVDAATIENGYNPLHLACFGGHMSVVGLLLSRSAELLQSQDRNGRTGLHIAAMHGHIQMVEILLGQGAEINATDRNGWTPLHCAAKAGHLEVVKLLCEAGASPKSETNYGCAAIWFAASEGHNEVLRYLMNKEHDTYGLMEDKRFVYNLMVVSKNHNNKPIQEFVLVSPAPVDTAAKLSNIYIVLSTKEKERAKDLVAAGKQCEAMATELLALAAGSDSAGKILQATDKRNVEFLDVLIENEQKEVIAHTVVQRYLQELWHGSLTWASWKILLLLVAFIVCPPVWIGFTFPMGHKFNKVPIIKFMSYLTSHIYLMIHLSIVGITPIYPVLRLSLVPYWYEVGLLIWLSGLLLFELTNPSDKSGLGSIKVLVLLLGMAGVGVHVSAFLFVSKEYWPTLVYCRNQCFALAFLLACVQILDFLSFHHLFGPWAIIIGDLLKDLARFLAVLAIFVFGFSMHIVALNQSFANFSPEDLRSFEKKNRNRGYFSDVRMHPINSFELLFFAVFGQTTTEQTQVDKIKNVATPTQPYWVEYLFKIVFGIYMLVSVVVLINLLIAMMSDTYQRIQAQSDIEWKFGLSKLIRNMHRTTTAPSPLNLVTTWFMWIVEKVKARMKKKKRPSLVQMMGIRQASPRTKAGAKWLSKIKKGETYSVALSQVHLSPLGSQASFSQANQNRIENVADWEAIAKKYRALVGDEEGGSLKDSDAESGSQEGSGAPQPPAQV
- the LOC128262900 gene encoding serine/threonine-protein phosphatase 6 regulatory ankyrin repeat subunit A isoform X6; this translates as MSQPRGGRGGGRGGGAGGAGVGRKTPSSLTGPPDDSATPSERATPASKADSDPKDDSSSNGDKKDMDLFPAPKPPSAGASIRDTANKVLGLAMKSEWTPIEAELKKLEKYVANVGEDGNHIPLAGVHDMNTGMTPLMYATKDNKTAIMDRMIELGADVGARNNDNYNVLHIAAMYSREDVVKLLITKRGVDPFSTGGSRSQTAVHLVSSRQTGTATNILRALLAAAGKDIRLKADGRKCYHRGKIPLLLAVESGNQSMCRELLAAQTADQLKATTANGDTALHLAARRRDVDMVRILVDYGTNVDTQNGEGQTPLHIAAAEGDEALLKYFYGVRASASIADNQDRTPMHLAAENGHAHVIEILADKFKASIFERTKDGSTLMHIASLNGHAECATMLFKKGVYLHMPNKDGARSIHTAAAYGHTGIINTLLQKGEKVDVTTNDNYTALHIAVESAKPAVVETLLGFGADVHVRGGKLRETPLHIAARVKDGDRCALMLLKSGASPNLTTDDCLTPVHVAARHGNLATLMQLLEDEGDPLYKSNTGETPLHMACRACHPDIVRHLIETVKEKHGPDKATTYINSVNEDGATALHYTCQISKEEVKIPESDKQIVRMLLENGADVTLQTKTALETAFHYCAVAGNNDVLMEMISHMNPTDIQKAMNRQSSVGWTPLLIACHRGHMELVNNLLANHARVDVFDTEGRSALHLAAERGYLHVCDALLTNKAFINSKSRVGRTALHLAAMNGFTHLVKFLIKDHNAVIDILTLRKQTPLHLAAASGQMECCQLLLELGANIDATDDLGQKPIHVAAQNNYSEVAKLFLQQHPSLVNATSKDGNTCAHIAAMQGSVKVIEELMKFDRSGVISARNKLTDATPLQLAAEGGHADVVKALVRAGASCTEENKAGFTAVHLAAQNGHGQVLDVLKSTNSLRINSKKLGLTPLHVAAYYGQADTVRELLTSVPATVKSETPTGQSLFGDLGTESGMTPLHLAAFSGNENVVRLLLNSAGVQVDAATIENGYNPLHLACFGGHMSVVGLLLSRSAELLQSQDRNGRTGLHIAAMHGHIQMVEILLGQGAEINATDRNGWTPLHCAAKAGHLEVVKLLCEAGASPKSETNYGCAAIWFAASEGHNEVLRYLMNKEHDTYGLMEDKRFVYNLMVVSKNHNNKPIQEFVLVSPAPVDTAAKLSNIYIVLSTKEKERAKDLVAAGKQCEAMATELLALAAGSDSAGKILQATDKRNVEFLDVLIENEQKEVIAHTVVQRYLQELWHGSLTWASWKILLLLVAFIVCPPVWIGFTFPMGHKFNKVPIIKFMSYLTSHIYLMIHLSIVGITPIYPVLRLSLVPYWYEVGLLIWLSGLLLFELTNPSDKSGLGSIKVLVLLLGMAGVGVHVSAFLFVSKEYWPTLVYCRNQCFALAFLLACVQILDFLSFHHLFGPWAIIIGDLLKDLARFLAVLAIFVFGFSMHIVALNQSFANFSPEDLRSFEKKNRNRGYFSDVRMHPINSFELLFFAVFGQTTTEQTQVDKIKNVATPTQPYWVEYLFKIVFGIYMLVSVVVLINLLIAMMSDTYQRIQAQSDIEWKFGLSKLIRNMHRTTTAPSPLNLVTTWFMWIVEKVKARMKKKKRPSLVQMMGIRQASPRTKAGAKWLSKIKKDSVALSQVHLSPLGSQASFSQANQNRIENVADWEAIAKKYRALVGDEEGGSLKDSDAESGSQEGSGAPQPPAQVGRRAIKAAPTKK
- the LOC128262900 gene encoding serine/threonine-protein phosphatase 6 regulatory ankyrin repeat subunit B isoform X2; this encodes MCRELLAAQTADQLKATTANGDTALHLAARRRDVDMVRILVDYGTNVDTQNGEGQTPLHIAAAEGDEALLKYFYGVRASASIADNQDRTPMHLAAENGHAHVIEILADKFKASIFERTKDGSTLMHIASLNGHAECATMLFKKGVYLHMPNKDGARSIHTAAAYGHTGIINTLLQKGEKVDVTTNDNYTALHIAVESAKPAVVETLLGFGADVHVRGGKLRETPLHIAARVKDGDRCALMLLKSGASPNLTTDDCLTPVHVAARHGNLATLMQLLEDEGDPLYKSNTGETPLHMACRACHPDIVRHLIETVKEKHGPDKATTYINSVNEDGATALHYTCQISKEEVKIPESDKQIVRMLLENGADVTLQTKTALETAFHYCAVAGNNDVLMEMISHMNPTDIQKAMNRQSSVGWTPLLIACHRGHMELVNNLLANHARVDVFDTEGRSALHLAAERGYLHVCDALLTNKAFINSKSRVGRTALHLAAMNGFTHLVKFLIKDHNAVIDILTLRKQTPLHLAAASGQMECCQLLLELGANIDATDDLGQKPIHVAAQNNYSEVAKLFLQQHPSLVNATSKDGNTCAHIAAMQGSVKVIEELMKFDRSGVISARNKLTDATPLQLAAEGGHADVVKALVRAGASCTEENKAGFTAVHLAAQNGHGQVLDVLKSTNSLRINSKKLGLTPLHVAAYYGQADTVRELLTSVPATVKSETPTGQSLFGDLGTESGMTPLHLAAFSGNENVVRLLLNSAGVQVDAATIENGYNPLHLACFGGHMSVVGLLLSRSAELLQSQDRNGRTGLHIAAMHGHIQMVEILLGQGAEINATDRNGWTPLHCAAKAGHLEVVKLLCEAGASPKSETNYGCAAIWFAASEGHNEVLRYLMNKEHDTYGLMEDKRFVYNLMVVSKNHNNKPIQEFVLVSPAPVDTAAKLSNIYIVLSTKEKERAKDLVAAGKQCEAMATELLALAAGSDSAGKILQATDKRNVEFLDVLIENEQKEVIAHTVVQRYLQELWHGSLTWASWKILLLLVAFIVCPPVWIGFTFPMGHKFNKVPIIKFMSYLTSHIYLMIHLSIVGITPIYPVLRLSLVPYWYEVGLLIWLSGLLLFELTNPSDKSGLGSIKVLVLLLGMAGVGVHVSAFLFVSKEYWPTLVYCRNQCFALAFLLACVQILDFLSFHHLFGPWAIIIGDLLKDLARFLAVLAIFVFGFSMHIVALNQSFANFSPEDLRSFEKKNRNRGYFSDVRMHPINSFELLFFAVFGQTTTEQTQVDKIKNVATPTQPYWVEYLFKIVFGIYMLVSVVVLINLLIAMMSDTYQRIQAQSDIEWKFGLSKLIRNMHRTTTAPSPLNLVTTWFMWIVEKVKARMKKKKRPSLVQMMGIRQASPRTKAGAKWLSKIKKDSVALSQVHLSPLGSQASFSQANQNRIENVADWEAIAKKYRALVGDEEGGSLKDSDAESGSQEGSGAPQPPAQVGRRAIKAAPTKK